In Octopus bimaculoides isolate UCB-OBI-ISO-001 chromosome 26, ASM119413v2, whole genome shotgun sequence, the DNA window NNNNNNNNNNNNNNNNNNNNNNNNNNNNNNNNNNNNNNNNNNNNNNNNNNNNNNNNNNNNNNNNNNNNNNNNNNNNNNNNNNNNNNNNNNNNNNNNNNNNNNNNNNNNNNNNNNNNNNNNNNNNNNNNNNNNNNNNNNNNNNNNNNNNNNNNNNNNNtatatatatatatatatatatatatgtgtgtgtgtgtgtgtgtgtgtgtgtgtgtgtgtagttatgtgtgtgtgtgcatatatataatatatatatatatatgaatatatgtattatatgtatgtatatgcgtgtatgtgtatatacatttatatatttacaggtatgtatacatatataatgtagttttgttttaaattaatgtaattttcgTGCTATtcatagttgaataactgtagaATTGACAATTGACGATGTCATTGATTAGCTACATAGTTATGTCACAGACTGTTGAGATACCATATTTAGTTGAATAGTTATGTAACATTATTTgacagatcatatatatatagttctatatagtTGTCAGAAATAGTTTTAGTCAGTTGAGTCACTGATTGTTGAGATgtttatggatatttatatattattgtgtaaTGTAGGTCTTATACAGAACAACAAAGACTTTATTTTCGAGAAGAAGATTGTCTTGATAGAAATATACCAGCTGGATAATAACATACAATCTATATCTCATATGTAAACAAGTATtggaagaacattaaataaaacGGGTAAAAAAATTGCATCAAATGCAGGattaacaggccagatattgttcaCCGAGATGTAAACATAGATTTTAAAACTAAATGCAGGTACAGAGAAAACGGACAAACCCGATAGACAAACATAAGGTTTGTTGCTCGGATACTCATGTTAGTTTAGTAATCTTTTATGCCTTCCGTTTTAGAACCTacactttgtttttctttatttaaaaacaaaataaaaatacatacaataataataataataataataataatNNNNNNNNNNataataataataataataataataatatgtgttgTCGATATGTGTATCTTTGATCACGAACAGGGGTAgtaggggaacatcatagccatgtgttgagaagggttATTTAGAGTTTGTATAATTCAGCCTTAGAAACATATGTGTTTCGTCCATCACACTTAAACagctcttattcagggaccttttgaacgagATGGGCTATTCAACCCGAAAAAATTCTAAGTGGGTCCCCATCagcaaggtcatacgctgtttatcttgatatgaggccatcatgtcacgcacatatggttgtgatgcatgtacctggtgaaTACTTGTCAAAGAGGGGAagtcgtgatgggtatattgggcttcgtatatttgtacctcagcgTTACTTTGATGGCGTATGCTGCTCTccctcactcaacaacaacaacaacaacaacaacagcaacaataacaataacaacaacaacaacaacaacaacaataatgatattaataatgacacaaggccagcaattttaaggggatggtgaagtcgattgcatcgactccagtgcccaACGGGTGctcgttttatcgaccccggaaagttgaaaggcaaagacgacctcgctgacatttgaattcagaacgtaattcGGAAGAattgcattttgtccggcgtactgaCGGTTCTTCCAGGCTGTGgtgtttgtttcaaattttgtctcagGGCCTGCAAATAATGGAGGAGAGAgttgtcgattgcatcgaccactgctacttcttttattgatcccgaaaggagaAAGGGTAAGATGATCTCGGCAGGATCTGAACGaacttttcgttctgagttcaaatctcgctgaggacaactttggtttttatcctttttgcggtcgataaaacGAAGCACCGGTCTAGATTAAGGGCCGGTGTGATTGATTTACTCCTCcctaatatttcaggccttgtgactatgttagaagcaacaccaacagcaatgGCCTACCAATgcatacagtgagtttctttgcactaggtgttgggaagacactcggcaagaaatggaaacaaaattcaaagaagatattgatgatgataataataatgacaacaacaataacaacaataacaataataataataataacaacaacaacaacaacaatagtaataatcctttctattataggcacaaggcttggaattttattggggaggaggctagtcgattacatcaaccccaatgatagttattttatcgaccacaaagtcgaccttggcggaatttgaactcagaaggtgtacacggaagaaatgctgctaagcattctttcCGGCAcagtgacgattctgccagctggccgccttaataataataataataatgataataataataataataataataataataataataataaaaatattgataataataataataataataataataatgataataataataataacaactaccacaagggcagcaattttgggagaggggatgagccaatcacatcgaccccagtattcaactggtacttatttaatcgaccccgaaaggatgaaaggcaaagccgacctcgatggaatttgaacccaaaacgtagNNNNNNNNNNNNNNNNNNNNNNNNNNNNNNNNNNNNNNNNNNNNNNNNNNNNNNNNNNNNNNNNNNNNNNNNNNNaataataataataataataataataataataataataataataataataataataataataataataataataataataatataaataaataaataaaaacaatacataaaaatacaaataaggaatagaaatatcaaaataaatataaaatattgaaattgacttgagaaaataatttacaaatgaatttcaaaatttttatgcaaattatgaatggaattgtaaaaataaacattttaatacatatacatatatacatacatacatatatacatacatacatatatacacacgtacagacacgggacacaggcatatatatagatatgtatatacatatatatatatgtatatatacatatatttctacatatatataaatatatatacatataatatatatacacatatacatacatacaaatatatgtatgtatatatatataatctagttatatatatatatatatatataaatatgatgactAAGTAATTGTTTCACTGAACAAAAGAAAATGGTATCAGATCGATAGATCGACATCCATTATaacagagaatgtatatatgatcCAGTACCTGCAGCCAGAGTAAtcctgataatatatatatatttgaattgaatcATTTGGGGTGCTCTTGATTATATCAGCTAATATTTACACAGGAAACCAGTGGAAAAAAAACcactgggaaaaaaaaaacaaaaacaaaaaagataataaaacaaaaacaaaacggaaGAATGGTATTCTGAAATAAACGTGGAAATAATTGATTCAAATTGAATCATTTGGTAGCACAATTAAAATGTGCAAGATATGTCAAAAGTTCAGTGTTTGacatgttttttgttattgttgttttaaccataaaagagaaaaatagagttCTGTTAAGTAGAAAAAAGTCAAAAGAAAACgatatcttttttatataaatcaaataaatgttaactatataaaagatatgtatatatgtatgtatatgtaggcatatatgtatatgtatgtgtatatatatatatttgcataggtatgtgtgtgtatatatgtatatgtgtatatatacgtatatatatatttgtatatatatatatatatacacacacacatatatatgtatatatgttaatacgtaatatgcacatatgcacatatatatgtatgtagctctACTTTTTTCAGTCACTTGAGGAGGTGGGGCATTGGATTAAAGCGCACCTCCTTGTAGAGTTTTACTGATCAAAACGACCATTATACTTACTTTTAAATGGGATGtatattctatcagcctctttttgtCCAACCACTATGTTACAGAGTCATAGAGAAATGAACACTCGTCATCAAATGATAGGAGATAAAGACACCGTCAagatatccatgcacacacatacacatcaggaCTCTGCTAagttccgtctgccaaattcgctcacaaagtTGCCAAACAAACTTTTAAATACGGTGCCAATCCTATGCTTTCATAACCTGAGGAGTGTGGGCGCGTTCTGTGCGTACGAAACATTATGTTGAGCAGAGTAGACCTGTTATCAATTGCAACGCGAACTAAATGTATTGACTACAACTTTATTTCGTTCATTGAACTACccgcgcatctatctatctatctatctatctatctatctatctatctatctatctatctatctatctatcgatccatccatccatcgaacCATCGAACCATCGATCCatcgatctgtctgtctctctatttatacatacatatgtgtgtgtgtataatacatatgctgacgtatatatatataNNNNNNNNNNNNNNNNNNNNNNNNNNNNNNNNNNNNNNNNNNNNNNNNNNNNNNNNNNNNNNNNNNNNNNNNNNNNNNNNNNNNNNNNNNNNNNNNNNNNNNNNNNNNNNNNNNNNNNNNNNNNNNNNNNNNNNNNNNNNNNNNNNNNNNNNNNNNNNNNNNNNNNNNNNNNNNNNNNNNNNNNNNNNNNNNNNNNNNNNNNNNNNNNNNNNNNNNNNNNNNNNNNNNNNNNNNNNNNNNNNNNNNNNNNNNNNNNNNNNNNNNNNNNNNNNNNNNNNNNNNNNNNNNNNNNNNNNNNNNNNNNNNNNNNNNNNNNNNNNNNNNNNNNNNNNNNNNNNNNNNNNNNNNNNNNNNNNNNNNNNNNNNNNNNNNNNNNNNNNNNNNNNNNNNNNNNNNNNNNNNNNNNNNNNNNNNNNNNNNNNNNNNNNNNNNNNNNNNNNNNNNNNNNNNNNNNNNNNNNNNNNNNNNNNNNNNNNNNNNNNNNNNNNNNNNNNNNNNNNNNNNNNNNNNNNNNNNNNNNNNNNNNNNNNNNNNNNNNNNNNNNNNNNNNNNNNNNNNNNNNNNNNNNNNNNNNNNNNNNNNNNNNNNNNNNNNNNNNNNNNNNNNNNNNNNNNNNNNNNNNNNNNNNNNNNNNNNNNNNNNNNNNNNNNNNNNNNNNNNNNNNNNNNNNNNNNNNNNNNNNNNNNNNNNNNNNNNNNNNNNNNNNNNNNNNNNNNNNNNNNNNNNNNNNNNNNNNNNNNNNNNNNNNNNNNNNNNNNNNNNNNNNNNNNNNNNNNNNNNNNNNNNNNNNNNtatctatctatctatccatccatccatcaatacatacatacatacatacatacatacatacacacacacacacacacacacacacatgtccgcacacacatatgcacgcgtacacacatgcatatatacttatgtaattgATATTCTGCATACTCATGTACTTCTGTAATAAAAAAGTAACTAAGCAAAAACCCCAAACAATAACAATGTATAATTGTTCGTTTCCATGGATACCTAATGAGGTGCGGCGTGTGCATAGATAATGTAAGCATGAGTGAATaagagtatgtatgaatgtataagcgtatatagatatgtgtgtgtatgtttgggtgtttgtatgtttgggtgtgtgtatgcctgtgtgtgtgtttgtgtctgtgtgtttgtgtctgtgtgtctgtgtgtgtgttgtataactAAATGCTGTATCatgaatattttatcatttattttttgtctatatattgaatattcataTCTGATAACTCTTATTTTGACCTATAGGGGCGCTGctttggaagaagaaaaatatgtcGGCTTTAGTTAAGgaagatttttattttacttttaaaaaagtATCTCGGGTGGGTCGTTATGTcagtaatatacaaatacacacgcactggTTGTAGTTCACTTCTTTATTCTAATTAGTTAATTGGTCGgctatttaatcaattaactagTCGATTGCTTGATTAAATGTTCGATCAAACAATCAGCTAGGTTTCATTGTCTCagtctttgttttttgtattgCGCAATTACCTGTGGAGTTACTGAgatgcggtttcgattcctatgCCGGAATTCTTGTCTTCACTCTCTCCAGCTGGCATGACTGACACGTCCCATTCGTAATGTCCAACTTCaagaaaacactcacacacacacacatgcacgtttatataatatatgaatatgcgtagcgtgtatacatatacgtacaaatatataagtacgtatatatacatgtatgtatgtatgtatatatgtatgtatgtatgtatgtatatatatatctacatgtgtgtttgtatatatgtatatatatatatatatatatatatatatatatatatatatatatatatNNNNNNNNNNNNNNNNNNNNNNNNNNNNNNNNNNNNNNNNNNNNNNNNNNNNNNNNNNNNNNNNNNNNNNNNNNNNNNNNNNNNNNNNNNNNNNNNNNNNNNNNNNNNNNNNNNNNNNNNNNNNNNNNNNNNNNNNNNNNNNNNNNNNNNNNNNNNNNNNNNAAACAagtatattattgacagtgacttcgaagtttaagCCAGTTAGGCCATCATCggacttcgaagtcactttcaataaaatcttgtttaagaataatgtgtgtgtgtgtgtgtgtgactgtgaaggtgcgtggcctagtggttaggctgttgcagtcacaatcgctagatcgtgggttcgattacATGATTAggcagcaaaacacttcatttcacgttgctccagtcccctttccatcagtgtgtgtgtgggggggggtctgCTCACCCAGCCAGCGGGAcagcgtcatttgaaggctaaaaaagtgcaaaagtgcattgtgattagcgatgtgtaacaacatcggATAGCCTGATCAGTCACGTGATCGCGTGATATATAAAATTAAGCTATAATAACAGAAACGACACTTGTTTATTGATCAGACAGACAGTGACTAAAGTCGGAAACAGCCTTTTACTGTttaactttataaatatttattgtcaaAAGAGGAATTATTTTCATTGGCACAAAACCACAGATATTTTAAGGTGAAGAGAAGCATATAGGCTTTTGTAGCGTTGTCCATTGCATGGTTAGTATCTAATATATATTGTCttctgctctaagcacaaggcccgaaatacttgagaagggggccagtcgattagatcgaccccagtacgcaactggtacttaatttatcgaccccgaaaggatgaaaggcaaattctacctcggcggaattcgaactcagaacgtagcgacagacgaaataccgctaagcgtttctcccggcgtgctaaagtttcttatagCTCGTCGCcttcttgaaaatatatattggtttgtgaaaggaatgaaaaaacaCCTTGAACACTGGCCAGATTTAAAATGAAGTTATGGAATTATTGAATTTGTCGGCGTATAAGACGCGCTTTTGCATAAGATACACCTCTGCCATACAAATATAGTTtatggaaacaaaaaacaaatttagtatgcacttaatgatttcaaattttggcgcaaggtcagcaatttagaGGGAGGAGGGtaagttcttatttcatcgatcccgaaaggatgaaaggaaaagtcgacctcggcggaattcgaactcagaacgtaaagatggatgaaattctgctaagcatttcgctcagcgtgcttTATTATCGTACACttattgaaacatattttaaagtgtttttatTGTAGGAAATGTATAATTCTGAGcaagtaaatataattttgtgaCAGTATACCAACAGTATATAACATATAGTATACTTCATACTTTATGCCAGAATATTGGAAACCATAAAGTTATCAAATATAAACTGTGTCATAGGAGTGTTGTATTTCAACTTTATCTCCTTTCGAATCAACTGTatgagttgtttatattttggtcgAGTGTATTGCCTGTTGGccgaattgttgttgttggcactccgtcgcttacgacgccgagggttccagttgatccgatcaacggaacagcctgctcgtgaaattaacgtgcaagtggctgagcactccacagacacgtgtacccttaacgtagttcttggggatagtcagtgtgacacagtgtgacaaggctgaccctttgaattacaggcacaacagaaacaggaagtaagagtgagagaaagttgtggtggaagagtacagcagggttcgccaccatcccctgccggagcctcgtggagctttaggtgttttcgctcaataaacattcacaacacccagtctggaaatcgaaaccgcaatcctatgaccgcgagtccgctgctctaaccactggaccattgcgcctccacagtgtaTTGCCATACAGGATGTAAAACTCGTACTTTTGACCGTGAGCTTTTATCTAACTGCGATTGGCGTCATGGTGGTGTACCATTGCTATGATTTTGTTGTCAACTACTCATTGCAAACAGCTGACAGGAGAACGAATATTAAACATTCCTCTCATCTTTCTAAGAGAATTTTTCATtttgataataaacaaatatttcttaaagGTGAAAcagtcattaaataatgtaagacacATGTCAGGGGTGGATTATATATACTGGGAAAGGAGACAAAATGAGGTGTGACATTTTATTACTGACGTGGCGTAAGCAAGTTTTGGTAAGTTTGTGCTAACAGACCTTAATATTTTGacctgttttcaatattttatcatcaGTAACAATAATTGTACCTCGTGAAGTTAAGCTCATCTGGCTCCTTGGTTTATGGTGCTTGGTCTCCCATTCTTCATACGGCGCATTAGACGCAGGGCAATATTTTGATACgtttaaaaatgaaagataaaagcacGTCTTATATGTTGGCAAATACGCTAAATACCTGAAGATATTTTATCCTTACATGCTCGAGAATCTATACCTCGGCTGCTAgcttaaataatagtaataactgtttcaaaatttggcacaaggccagcgattttaaGTAGAGGAagtaatcaattacatcgacccatgtacacaactggtactcgaTAACGATTATGTCAGCTCAATGGTTTCTTTGCAATacaggcaccaggcctgaaatttgaaggagagGTTTAGTTGATTTCATCGAACCAGTACAAGGCTGACGTTTTATTtgatcgactctgaaaagatgaaacgtGAATttgacctcggtaggatttgaactcagaacatatagtgTTGAAAGAACTGCTAGTAAGCGTTTTTGTCCGActcgctaacaattctgccagctcaccgccgtctTTCTAGCAGAAACACAAAGCTTGAAATGACGGAAATGGAATGATACGATTACATCGGACGCAGTACAcagaccctaaaaggatgaaaggcaaagtcgacctttgtggGAGCTGAACTCAAAATGCGAAGatctagaacaaataccacaaaacattttttccccgaagctctaacgattctaccaactcgccaccCTTAAATCATTTCTAATATCGGAACAAGGTCGATAATTTTGAGGCAAGGGACTTAGTCGACCCCATTGATCCTAATACTtagactagtgtgtgtgtgtgtgtgtgtgtgtgtgtgtgtgtgtgtgtgtgNNNNNNNNNNgtgtgtgtgtgtgtgtgtgtgtgtgtgtgtgtgtgtgtttctattattGACATCATATACGAGAAAAGAACAGAGTGGCGTAAAGGAACTGGGTTGGGATTGAAACCGAAACAGCAGCTATTTAAGTCAGTAgctattaaattaatataaattaatggcacattgttttgttttatgtacagGGAATGGCTAGaagtgtatgcatagatatacgtatgtgtatgagttGGGGGGGGTCAGTGTATTTGGACtttgtcagtgtgcgtgtgtgtattatataggtgaatgtgtatgttcatgtgtttgcatgtattaatgtgtgtgactttgtttgtgtatgcttgtgtgtgtgtgtgtgtgtgcatgtgtgtgcgtatatgtaggcCAACATGCACGCTTGTctgagtgtgcatatgtggggGGGTATgtacaaaattttttaaattgtgtATATTCCAAGTATAACATTGTTTTGACATAATTTAGAAACACATGAAAAACAAGttgtctgcatacatacatatatacatatatatatatatatatatatatatatatatatatatatatatatatatatatatatatatatacacacacacacacacacacacacataaaacgcaagcacacatgcacatatgtatatgtacgtatatgtatgtatgtatgtatgtatgtacgtatatgtatgtatgtatgtatgggaggcAACTCTTCTTTTCCTCCCGGAAAATGTTATAGCTTTTCATCATTATTCTTTTgtcccatttttctttttatcatcgaGCAAACAAGGACTATATTTTTAGCTCCACCATAAAAGAGGCTATCCTCCCATGGCCACCATCTCTGAAGAGTCGTTAATATTGTCAAGTGCAATAGTCGGTATGAAACCGCCGGTAACATGCTTACCAGTTATCTGCTATAACCAGGAAGATATTGCtcgactatataaataaatatatatatatatatatatatatatatatatatatatNNNNNNNNNNtatatatatatatatatatatatatatatacatatatatacaaacatacacacaaacatatacatacatacgtacacacatacatccatacgtacatcatatatacatatacatacatgcatatatacatatatatatacacacacgtacatatatattcacatatgcatatatatttatatacatatatgtgtgtgtgttgtgtagacATCTCTGTTTTACAAGTAAAGATAGTGTAAAAATAAgagaatacaaaaacaacaaatttttgtgagaaaaatcttcaaaaacaaaaaaaaatgtgtgaattaaagaaaataaaaaaactgcatttctTTGGAGGAAGTACAATTCCTCCTGGATAACGAACAGAGTCACATCAACTGTAACTCACCATTTGTAATACCTAGCTTTACATATTTTTGCTTGTGATAGTTTTGCTTGATCTTGTTCTGGTAGattgagtctgtctgtgtgtatgtgtgtgtgtgtgtgtgtgtgtgtgcgtgagtgtatgtgtgtgtgtgtacacactcacgtTGTTTATGTCGAACGAATGAGAGAGGAACGCTCAATATGTTTTGCGAGAgatacacttattttattgaaattcaagCTGAGAGTTTGTCTCGCGGCTTCAGTTTCACGTCACAGCGTGAAGATCTTTCCCCTGAGGATCGCAGGGAAACGAAACCCAAGTCACATAATGAACTCTCAGCAAcgatttcagtaaaaaaaaaaacctctctatatatacgtatgtgtgtgtgtgttatagtttaatgaatacatacaagcacacatacatgcatcctcacacacatacacgcacgcgcctGCGTAAACATTCTACTGGTCTCTTAAGTGAACAGAAATATAACTGGTAATTCTTTGTTTAGTTGAGAGAACGATAGGACGTTTGCGTGTTGTCTTCGTCTACAGAGGTAAGACTctcaaatgaataaatgtaaatgtatctcCCTTATAGATGGTTCAGCTTTACTTATTTACGCTGTGTTCTATATAAAGGTATACTGTAATTATATGTGCAaatgaatgtgtgcgcgtgtttatgcatatgcttgtacatgtattcatataggtgtgcatatatgcacgtatggtatacgtgtctgtatgcgtgtatatttgtatatgttttggtAACCAGGATTAAAAATCCGTATCTAAATGTTTCGTACAACCAAACCAGCCTGGTTTGGCCAACGATCCTCATCAACCCATTGACGAGTACATTTGGCGAAACAAAGCTGTGATAGTGGTACAGGGAGGTATGGATTTCATGGGTAAGGTGAGTTTTAATCTTTTAGGCGCGACTTCTCGTCGCTTTCATCGAGATCTCTCCAACGTACCACTGCACTCTGTTTATCTTCGCTGTGATCCTCTATAGAGTTGCGCCTCCAGCGTTTACTGAGGTAAACTCGCCGTTTCCACTGCCACACGCCCAAACCTATCATGAGTGCGTAGTAGCCGAAACAGAGCAGAAGGCCAACTATGCTGTCCCGTCTTATCAGCGGGACTGTCCAAAGTGTGAGGCAGTGTGATTTCCGCGTTGCTAACGGCCAAATGTAAGTAGGGTGCGGTTGAACACTTACGCACACGTTGTAGGCGGTGTTGCTCTGTAGTCCCGTCAACGAATAGGAATTCGTCTCAGGTGGTAACATTTTTGACATGAAAGATCCGGTCTTAAGGTGATATTCCACGTTCCACCCGAGGAAAGCGACGGGTGAAGGAACGTAAAGCGATGGGTCAGGCTGCTTGTGGAAATGTGGGGCTGTGTGAAACTTTGTTAAATACCGTCCAGTTGAAGACGACGACGGCGTCGAAGAAGGCGCCGCTGCTgatgatactgctgctgttgccgccgACAATGATGACACCGTTGTTGTCGATTG includes these proteins:
- the LOC106869572 gene encoding uncharacterized protein LOC106869572 yields the protein MGTGQIPWMLPTYIVLSFLTLKFLYVDSSELLSTGSTYHYISTGSYIDASRITAASTDSQYHDMAHPKDKWVNITWVKSSTSSISIAWAWHMRSENAFQSTTTVSSLSAATAAVSSAAAPSSTPSSSSTGRYLTKFHTAPHFHKQPDPSLYVPSPVAFLGWNVEYHLKTGSFMSKMLPPETNSYSLTGLQSNTAYNVCVSVQPHPTYIWPLATRKSHCLTLWTVPLIRRDSIVGLLLCFGYYALMIGLGVWQWKRRVYLSKRWRRNSIEDHSEDKQSAVVRWRDLDESDEKSRLKD